From the genome of Sulfurovum sp. NBC37-1, one region includes:
- a CDS encoding cytochrome b/b6 domain-containing protein — translation MQKWSFNFRLWHWINALVVMGLIGTVLLRKSFLSWRTNSEIIIRKLAEQGIDIVAEEAKVVAKAIRGPMWEWHIILGYVLAALVVWRILLFFTRSGKQNYRHLRQENFHKKMVKLGYLLIYASLLFMAVSGLVIHFYEALGLSKDTAHDIKEVHELVYQVLLYFVPLHILGVFVAENKDEPGILSTMVNGGKQ, via the coding sequence ATGCAAAAATGGAGTTTTAATTTCAGGCTTTGGCACTGGATAAACGCGTTGGTGGTCATGGGCCTTATAGGGACGGTACTGCTACGCAAAAGTTTTCTGAGCTGGAGGACCAACTCGGAGATCATCATCCGAAAACTTGCCGAACAGGGCATCGATATCGTGGCCGAAGAGGCCAAAGTCGTGGCGAAGGCCATCCGCGGGCCCATGTGGGAGTGGCATATCATTCTCGGGTATGTACTTGCCGCACTGGTGGTATGGCGGATACTTCTCTTTTTTACCCGAAGCGGAAAACAGAACTACAGGCATCTCAGACAGGAGAACTTTCACAAGAAAATGGTCAAGTTAGGCTACCTTCTCATTTATGCAAGCCTACTTTTTATGGCGGTAAGCGGTCTGGTCATCCACTTTTATGAAGCACTCGGACTGAGCAAAGATACGGCGCATGACATCAAAGAGGTACACGAACTGGTCTACCAGGTTCTGCTCTACTTCGTACCGCTGCATATACTCGGTGTTTTCGTCGCGGAGAACAAAGATGAACCAGGCATACTCTCCACCATGGTCAATGGTGGAAAACAATAG
- a CDS encoding M20/M25/M40 family metallo-hydrolase yields MSNIIEHFKTLTQIPHCSKEAEKLCDFLVVFAKERGYEVEVDEVKNIYIHKGVPKLCLQAHYDMVCMGKAPKIETYEEEGWMKAKDSSLGADNGMAIAMIMQLMDEGRILEFLLTSDEEIGLIGANEVAFDFKAAYMLNLDSEDEAEVYIGCAGGADITAFKQDSYAEGKGDCYEVAVKGLAGGHSGVDINKGIPSAIKVLGRYLAQKGVTQLASIYAGERRNSIPANAVAIVRSEKLLENEGEVQVRKLRESPMILSEGDKLIALIDAFKHGVRKENRELGIPDISINLAIINADERGGVTIETSARAMDADSLDALTHETVSFFEMYGFESKMEDKYPAWKPDITDFTKLVDEKMKEVFGKSKLMAIHAGLECGVIAEKYPKMKFASIGPTIRYPHSTREKVKLDSVEKTFVVLDKIIQSV; encoded by the coding sequence ATGTCAAATATTATAGAACATTTCAAAACACTTACGCAGATTCCGCACTGTTCCAAGGAGGCGGAAAAACTGTGTGATTTTCTGGTGGTGTTCGCCAAAGAGAGAGGGTATGAGGTAGAGGTGGATGAGGTGAAGAACATTTACATCCACAAAGGAGTGCCAAAACTTTGTCTGCAGGCACATTACGACATGGTCTGTATGGGGAAGGCACCGAAAATAGAGACGTATGAAGAAGAGGGATGGATGAAGGCGAAGGACTCCTCTCTGGGTGCAGATAACGGTATGGCGATCGCGATGATAATGCAGTTGATGGATGAGGGAAGGATTTTGGAATTTCTGTTGACCTCTGATGAGGAGATAGGGTTGATCGGTGCGAATGAAGTAGCCTTTGACTTCAAGGCAGCCTATATGCTCAATCTGGACAGCGAAGATGAGGCAGAAGTCTACATAGGATGTGCCGGTGGAGCGGATATCACGGCCTTCAAGCAGGACAGTTATGCCGAAGGGAAAGGTGACTGTTACGAAGTAGCGGTCAAAGGGCTTGCTGGTGGACACTCCGGTGTGGACATCAACAAGGGGATCCCCTCTGCCATCAAAGTATTGGGACGTTACCTGGCGCAAAAAGGTGTCACACAGCTCGCGAGTATTTATGCCGGGGAGCGTCGAAATTCTATCCCTGCCAATGCCGTGGCGATCGTCCGAAGTGAAAAGCTGTTGGAGAATGAGGGAGAGGTGCAGGTCCGAAAACTCAGAGAATCTCCAATGATTCTGAGTGAGGGTGATAAGCTCATTGCACTTATAGATGCCTTTAAACACGGGGTACGAAAAGAGAACAGAGAATTAGGTATTCCCGATATCAGTATCAACCTTGCCATTATCAATGCCGATGAACGGGGAGGGGTCACTATTGAAACTAGTGCAAGAGCGATGGATGCAGATTCTCTCGATGCATTGACCCATGAGACAGTTTCATTCTTTGAAATGTACGGCTTCGAGAGCAAAATGGAAGATAAATACCCTGCGTGGAAACCTGATATAACCGACTTTACCAAACTGGTGGACGAAAAGATGAAAGAAGTCTTTGGAAAAAGTAAACTTATGGCGATCCATGCCGGGCTGGAATGCGGTGTGATCGCCGAGAAATATCCGAAGATGAAGTTCGCTTCCATCGGACCGACCATACGTTATCCGCATTCGACGAGAGAGAAGGTAAAACTGGATTCTGTAGAGAAAACATTTGTCGTTTTGGATAAAATCATACAATCAGTGTAA
- the nth gene encoding endonuclease III, whose amino-acid sequence MAKVKKATKKEIEEIKALFLEHYPDSVTELEYRNLYELLISVMLSAQCTDKRVNIITPTLFERYPDPVSLANADLDEVKSYINTCSFFNNKAKNLIKMAQSVVENYGNEIPLERDELVKLAGVGQKTANVVMIEYTGANLMAVDTHVFRVAHRLGLCDAKTAVKCEEELSRKFKTDLHRLHQAMVLFGRYRCKAVKPECDDCFMAAHCRTKESFKV is encoded by the coding sequence ATGGCTAAAGTGAAAAAAGCGACAAAAAAAGAGATCGAAGAGATCAAAGCACTCTTTTTGGAACACTATCCCGATTCGGTCACGGAACTTGAGTACAGGAATCTTTATGAACTTCTTATCTCAGTGATGCTCTCTGCACAATGTACCGACAAGAGGGTCAACATCATCACCCCTACCCTCTTTGAAAGATACCCGGATCCGGTCTCGCTTGCCAATGCTGACCTGGATGAAGTCAAGTCCTACATCAACACCTGCTCCTTTTTCAACAACAAGGCAAAAAATCTCATCAAGATGGCACAGTCCGTGGTGGAGAATTACGGCAATGAAATACCGCTTGAGCGGGATGAACTGGTCAAACTTGCCGGTGTAGGACAGAAGACTGCAAATGTCGTGATGATTGAGTATACCGGAGCCAACCTGATGGCGGTCGATACCCATGTTTTCAGAGTGGCACACCGCCTGGGACTCTGCGATGCCAAAACCGCAGTAAAATGCGAAGAGGAGTTAAGCAGAAAATTCAAGACCGACCTGCACCGGCTCCACCAGGCGATGGTACTTTTCGGACGATACAGATGCAAAGCGGTCAAACCGGAGTGCGACGACTGCTTCATGGCAGCACATTGCAGAACAAAAGAGAGTTTCAAAGTTTAA
- a CDS encoding ABC-F family ATP-binding cassette domain-containing protein: MIQLTNLSKSFGGQTLFKNLNLKVMAHQKIGLIGRNGTGKSTLFKLILGEESYDEGEISIPKNYRIGTLRQHLKFTKHTVEEECAQILPEDEQYNFYKIEKILFGLGFTAEDLQKDPLSFSGGYQIRINLAKLLATEPNMLLLDEPTNYLDLLSLRWLKQFIREFDGEVILITHDREFMDAVTTHTMGIQRKGLFMVQGDTHKYYETLALQDETYEKTRLNQEKKRKELEEFIARNKARASTAALAQSKVKILEKMDEMDELESESSLSFHFNYKETPAKILFRAEELGFGYKEDQPLFEHLTFAMENGKTLAIIGKNGKGKSTLLNYIAGELPQQQGTLSFHPSTTMAHFGQTNIERLNTQHTIIDEITSADKKIGMAEVRAICGTMMFSGELADKKIEVLSGGERSRVMLGKIIATPANLLLLDEPTNHLDMQSIDSLCDAIENFQGSTIMVTHSEMLLRRLADTLIIFHKGGAEYFDGGYDDFLEKIGWEEEEGTVKPKKSKPKLDKKERKKRRSAIIEEKAKEAKPHRDEIKHCEKRMDVLEVLEEEQNAALLEASNAGDNSGMIEHSKAVAETQAEIEEIFERLEIATEALDKINAKYDLKLKEIE, encoded by the coding sequence ATGATACAGCTTACAAACCTTTCCAAAAGCTTCGGTGGCCAGACACTCTTCAAAAACCTCAACCTTAAAGTCATGGCCCATCAGAAGATCGGCCTCATAGGACGCAACGGTACAGGGAAATCGACCCTCTTCAAACTGATACTCGGAGAAGAGAGTTATGACGAAGGGGAGATCAGCATCCCGAAGAATTACCGTATCGGTACTCTGCGGCAGCACCTCAAATTTACCAAGCATACTGTTGAAGAGGAGTGCGCACAGATACTCCCCGAAGATGAACAGTACAACTTCTACAAGATCGAAAAGATCCTTTTTGGACTGGGCTTTACTGCAGAGGACCTGCAAAAAGACCCTTTGAGCTTTTCAGGAGGGTACCAGATACGTATCAATCTGGCAAAACTGCTGGCAACCGAACCCAATATGCTGCTTCTGGATGAACCAACCAACTACCTCGACCTTCTCTCCCTGCGCTGGCTCAAACAGTTCATACGCGAGTTTGACGGAGAGGTCATCCTCATTACCCACGACCGTGAATTCATGGATGCCGTGACCACACATACCATGGGCATACAGCGAAAAGGTCTTTTTATGGTCCAGGGCGATACACACAAATACTATGAAACGCTTGCGCTTCAGGATGAGACCTATGAGAAAACAAGGCTCAATCAGGAGAAGAAACGCAAAGAGCTCGAAGAGTTCATTGCCCGAAACAAAGCCAGGGCTTCCACTGCCGCCCTGGCACAATCCAAAGTGAAGATACTCGAAAAGATGGATGAGATGGATGAATTGGAGAGCGAAAGTTCTCTCTCTTTCCACTTCAACTACAAGGAAACACCTGCCAAGATACTTTTCAGGGCTGAGGAGCTCGGTTTTGGGTACAAAGAGGATCAACCGCTTTTTGAACATCTCACTTTTGCGATGGAGAACGGAAAGACACTCGCCATCATAGGGAAGAACGGCAAGGGTAAATCCACCCTGCTCAACTACATCGCAGGGGAACTGCCACAGCAGCAGGGTACCCTCTCTTTCCACCCCTCTACCACTATGGCACACTTCGGACAGACAAACATCGAGCGACTCAACACCCAACATACCATTATAGATGAGATCACATCTGCCGACAAAAAGATAGGCATGGCCGAAGTACGTGCCATCTGCGGGACGATGATGTTCTCCGGCGAACTGGCAGACAAAAAGATAGAAGTACTTTCCGGAGGTGAACGAAGCCGTGTTATGCTCGGTAAGATCATAGCAACACCTGCAAACCTTCTCCTGCTCGATGAACCGACCAACCACCTCGATATGCAGTCCATAGACTCCCTTTGTGATGCTATAGAGAATTTTCAGGGCTCCACCATCATGGTCACACACTCTGAAATGCTACTCCGAAGACTGGCGGATACACTCATCATCTTTCATAAAGGAGGGGCCGAATATTTTGACGGCGGTTACGACGACTTTCTGGAGAAGATAGGCTGGGAAGAGGAAGAAGGCACGGTAAAACCCAAGAAGAGCAAGCCGAAACTTGACAAAAAAGAACGTAAAAAAAGACGGAGTGCCATCATAGAAGAAAAAGCCAAAGAGGCTAAACCCCACAGGGATGAGATCAAACACTGCGAAAAAAGAATGGACGTGCTGGAAGTGCTGGAAGAAGAACAAAATGCAGCACTGCTCGAAGCATCAAATGCCGGAGACAACTCAGGCATGATCGAACATTCAAAAGCTGTGGCAGAAACCCAGGCAGAGATAGAAGAGATCTTTGAGAGGCTTGAGATCGCCACCGAAGCACTCGATAAGATCAATGCCAAATATGACCTAAAACTTAAAGAGATAGAGTAG
- a CDS encoding DUF1653 domain-containing protein: MEIQKGIYRHYKGNEYEVLMAARHSETEEWMVVYRALYGDYGVWARPYDMFISQVEINGEKVDRFKFLYA; the protein is encoded by the coding sequence TTGGAAATACAAAAAGGTATTTACCGGCATTACAAGGGAAATGAGTATGAAGTGCTGATGGCGGCACGCCATTCGGAAACGGAAGAGTGGATGGTGGTTTACCGTGCTCTCTATGGTGACTATGGTGTCTGGGCAAGGCCGTATGATATGTTCATCTCACAGGTTGAGATCAATGGTGAGAAGGTAGACCGGTTTAAGTTTTTATATGCGTAG
- the trpB gene encoding tryptophan synthase subunit beta — MATNIFNCPLPDEKGYFGEYGGAFIPPELQTIMDEITASYEEIRQDPAFLEELADLYQHYVGRPSPIFHAKHLSEKYGADIYLKREDLNHTGAHKINHCLGEALLAKKMGKKKIIAETGAGQHGVALATAAALVGLECDIYMGEVDMAKEHPNVVRMHILGANVIPATHGRRTLKEAVDTAFENYLKDPVTQLYAIGSVVGPHPFPRMVRDFQSIVGVEAREQFQQMTGKLPDNLVACVGGGSNAMGLFTAFIDDETVAMHGVEPAGRSLDIPGENAATITLGKPGVMHGFKSYMLQDENGEPQEVYSVASGLDYPSVGPQHAYLKDIGRVNYSSINDKEAIDAFFELSREEGIIPAIESAHAVAYALKLAKEPDVGSILVNLSGRGDKDIDFVVENYGKDYGIPQD; from the coding sequence ATGGCAACAAATATTTTCAACTGTCCGCTACCGGATGAAAAAGGGTATTTCGGAGAGTATGGCGGCGCATTCATCCCGCCTGAACTACAGACGATCATGGATGAGATTACAGCTTCTTATGAAGAGATCAGACAGGATCCTGCATTCCTTGAGGAGCTTGCAGACCTTTACCAGCATTACGTTGGCCGTCCAAGCCCGATCTTCCATGCGAAGCATCTTTCCGAAAAGTACGGTGCAGACATCTACCTTAAAAGGGAAGACCTCAACCATACCGGCGCACATAAGATAAACCACTGTCTGGGCGAAGCACTGCTTGCCAAGAAAATGGGCAAAAAGAAGATCATCGCTGAGACCGGTGCCGGACAGCACGGTGTGGCACTTGCTACGGCAGCGGCCCTTGTGGGACTGGAATGTGACATTTATATGGGTGAGGTCGATATGGCAAAAGAACATCCAAATGTGGTTAGAATGCACATTCTCGGTGCCAACGTCATCCCTGCTACACATGGCAGACGTACCCTCAAAGAGGCCGTCGATACGGCATTCGAGAATTACCTTAAAGATCCGGTGACACAACTTTACGCCATCGGCTCCGTCGTAGGTCCCCACCCTTTCCCGCGGATGGTAAGAGATTTCCAATCCATCGTAGGGGTAGAAGCCAGAGAGCAATTCCAGCAAATGACAGGAAAGCTTCCGGACAATCTTGTCGCCTGTGTAGGTGGCGGTTCAAATGCTATGGGACTTTTTACTGCATTCATCGATGACGAAACCGTTGCCATGCACGGTGTAGAACCTGCCGGCAGAAGCCTCGATATCCCTGGAGAGAATGCCGCGACCATCACTTTGGGCAAACCGGGCGTCATGCACGGCTTTAAATCCTACATGCTTCAGGATGAAAACGGTGAACCACAGGAGGTTTACTCGGTTGCCAGCGGACTTGACTACCCTTCCGTAGGGCCGCAGCATGCCTATCTCAAGGATATCGGACGTGTCAACTACAGTTCCATCAACGACAAAGAGGCGATCGATGCATTCTTCGAACTCTCACGAGAAGAGGGGATCATCCCTGCCATCGAGTCGGCACACGCAGTCGCCTATGCGCTCAAACTTGCCAAAGAGCCTGACGTGGGGAGCATTCTGGTGAACCTCTCAGGACGCGGGGACAAAGATATAGACTTTGTTGTGGAAAATTACGGTAAGGATTACGGTATTCCCCAGGATTGA
- the ppk2 gene encoding polyphosphate kinase 2, with protein sequence MKTIFQDLDYLKKNIEDKKAQKMLKELEGNIHLLKTKSGLTQLMNKKKLAKITRNVEYENELKELQVELIKLQNWVYDNNKRVMIIFEGRDAAGKGGSIKRFTQYLNPRKFRVVALQKPTEVETGQFYFQRYFQHLPNPGEITFFDRSWYNRAIVEPVFDFCTPEQYEKFMKEVPEIEHALIDDGIILIKFWFSITKENQQKRFKERMTNPLKHWKLSPVDQKAQEMWDKVTYYKEEMFSRSHTGYAPWIIVDSNDKKKARLESIRYVLSQIPYEGKEDAKINLHHDPEIVERYHRRTHSEN encoded by the coding sequence ATGAAAACGATCTTTCAGGATTTGGATTATTTAAAAAAGAATATCGAAGATAAAAAAGCGCAAAAGATGCTTAAAGAACTTGAAGGGAATATCCATCTTTTAAAAACAAAAAGTGGACTTACCCAGTTGATGAATAAGAAAAAACTGGCAAAGATCACCCGCAATGTCGAGTATGAAAATGAACTCAAAGAACTTCAGGTAGAGCTCATCAAGCTGCAGAACTGGGTCTATGACAACAACAAACGCGTGATGATCATCTTTGAAGGGCGTGATGCTGCAGGGAAGGGTGGTTCCATCAAGCGTTTTACCCAGTATCTCAACCCCAGAAAATTCAGAGTGGTCGCTTTGCAGAAACCTACAGAGGTAGAGACAGGTCAGTTCTACTTTCAGCGTTACTTTCAACATCTTCCAAATCCCGGAGAGATTACCTTTTTTGACAGAAGCTGGTACAACCGTGCCATCGTAGAACCCGTCTTTGATTTCTGTACGCCTGAACAGTATGAAAAGTTTATGAAGGAGGTGCCGGAGATAGAACATGCCCTGATCGATGACGGGATCATTCTGATCAAATTCTGGTTCTCCATTACCAAAGAGAATCAGCAGAAACGATTTAAGGAACGTATGACAAATCCTTTGAAGCACTGGAAACTGAGCCCGGTCGATCAGAAAGCCCAGGAGATGTGGGACAAGGTGACCTACTACAAAGAGGAGATGTTCTCCCGTTCACATACAGGCTATGCCCCATGGATCATCGTGGACAGTAACGACAAGAAAAAAGCCAGACTGGAGTCAATACGTTATGTACTCTCACAAATCCCGTATGAAGGGAAAGAAGATGCAAAGATCAACCTGCATCATGATCCGGAGATCGTAGAGCGTTACCACAGAAGAACACATAGCGAGAATTAG
- a CDS encoding phosphagen kinase, translating into MDYPNFPENCRSLLCKYLTPEVFEALKDKKTSNGFTLEQAINSGVMNPDSSIGVYAGDKESYRVFGLLFDPIIEEYHGFTKDDSHHSNMEPDLLHASNPDPEGKFILSTRIRVGRNVDNIPLGPAITREQRNQVESDVVKALHRLEGDLAGKYYPLLGMSKEVQDALIQDHFLFKEGDRFLDAAGLNQDWPEGRGIYHNNDKTFLVWVNEEDQLRIISMQKGGDIKAVFTRLVNAVKSIETKIPFSYSYHLGFITSCPTNLGTAMRASVHIALPKLSQDMEAFKAITDKYHLQIRGIHGEHSESEGGVYDISNRRRLGITEVQAVQDMYDGVVALIVAEKALG; encoded by the coding sequence ATGGACTATCCGAATTTTCCAGAGAACTGTAGATCGTTACTCTGCAAGTACCTGACACCTGAAGTATTCGAAGCGCTAAAAGACAAGAAAACATCCAACGGGTTTACCCTGGAACAGGCGATCAACTCCGGTGTGATGAACCCTGACAGCAGTATCGGTGTCTATGCCGGCGATAAAGAATCGTACAGGGTTTTTGGACTTTTGTTCGATCCGATCATTGAAGAGTATCACGGATTCACCAAAGATGATTCCCACCACAGCAATATGGAACCGGATCTTCTACATGCATCCAATCCCGATCCTGAAGGCAAGTTCATTCTTTCAACGAGGATCAGGGTAGGGCGCAATGTCGACAATATACCCTTAGGCCCTGCAATAACAAGAGAACAGCGTAATCAAGTGGAATCGGATGTAGTCAAAGCCTTGCATCGGCTTGAAGGAGACCTAGCAGGGAAGTATTATCCGCTTCTTGGTATGTCAAAAGAAGTGCAGGATGCTTTGATACAGGATCATTTTCTTTTCAAGGAAGGTGACCGTTTCCTTGACGCTGCCGGACTGAACCAAGACTGGCCCGAAGGTAGGGGAATCTACCACAACAACGACAAAACTTTCCTGGTATGGGTCAATGAAGAGGACCAGCTTCGTATCATCTCTATGCAGAAGGGTGGAGATATCAAAGCGGTCTTTACACGTCTGGTCAATGCGGTCAAAAGCATCGAGACGAAAATACCCTTCTCCTACAGCTACCATCTGGGTTTCATTACTTCCTGCCCTACCAATCTGGGTACAGCCATGCGTGCGAGTGTACATATAGCCCTGCCAAAACTCTCACAGGATATGGAGGCTTTCAAAGCCATTACAGATAAGTATCATTTGCAGATACGCGGTATCCATGGGGAGCATTCCGAGAGTGAAGGCGGTGTCTATGACATCAGCAACCGCCGCCGTCTCGGCATTACCGAAGTTCAGGCGGTACAGGATATGTACGACGGTGTCGTCGCGCTGATCGTAGCAGAAAAGGCATTGGGCTAA
- a CDS encoding CPXCG motif-containing cysteine-rich protein, with protein sequence MEHFFICPYCWEQISMVLDPSEEESEYIEDCEVCCRPIELFFRFSGNRLVYFEARKMEGI encoded by the coding sequence ATGGAACATTTTTTTATCTGCCCCTACTGCTGGGAACAGATCTCAATGGTACTTGACCCCAGTGAAGAAGAGAGTGAATACATTGAAGACTGTGAAGTCTGCTGCCGTCCCATCGAACTGTTTTTCAGATTTTCAGGTAACAGGCTTGTCTATTTTGAAGCACGGAAAATGGAGGGGATATAA